ACGTGGTTAGATCGGTAGTGGGCACTCGTGAAGGTCTTCCTGTGGATACTTCATTATAGCTGACTCGCGGAGCAGGCCCGGTTGCCATAAACTGATAGGCATGCCTGAAACGATCTTAGACCGAATTGTCGCGGAAAAACGCCGGGAAATCGACCGGCAGTTTGCTGACACCACGTTATCGGAACTGGAAAAGCAAGCTGCCAATGGACCGCCCATACGCGATTTTTTTGCGGCCTTGGCGGAGCCCGAGGGGGTCTCGCTGATTGCTGAGGTGAAGAAGGCGAGCCCTTCAGCGGGGATTATCCGAGAGGATTTCGACCCCGTGACGATCGCCACCGCCTATGCCGAGAGTGGAGCGGCTTGTATTAGCGTGCTAACCGACGAGCCCTTCTTCAGGGGCAAACTGGATTACCTCTCCGCGGTTCGCGATGCCGTGGACATTCCCGTCTTGCGGAAAGATTTTCTCATCGACACTCGTCAGCTTTTGCAGGCGAGAATTGCGGGTGCCGACGCGGTGCTATTGATTGCGGAGTGTCTCGACGACTGCAACCTGCGCAAGCTGCACAATGAGGCGATCGATTTGGGGATGACACCGTTGGTTGAGTACTACGAGCCAGAGAACCGGCAACGGGTTCTCGACGCCGGGGCGACATTGATCGGAGTGAACAATAGAAACCTTCATACCTTTGAAGTGGATATCGATCACACGCTTCGTCAAAAAGAGTTGCTGCCCGAAGAGTGTGTTCTAGTTGCGGAGAGTGGAATTCACACGCATCAGCAAGTGCAGCAACTTCATGCAGCTGGGGTGG
The genomic region above belongs to Lacipirellulaceae bacterium and contains:
- the trpC gene encoding indole-3-glycerol phosphate synthase TrpC, with product MPETILDRIVAEKRREIDRQFADTTLSELEKQAANGPPIRDFFAALAEPEGVSLIAEVKKASPSAGIIREDFDPVTIATAYAESGAACISVLTDEPFFRGKLDYLSAVRDAVDIPVLRKDFLIDTRQLLQARIAGADAVLLIAECLDDCNLRKLHNEAIDLGMTPLVEYYEPENRQRVLDAGATLIGVNNRNLHTFEVDIDHTLRQKELLPEECVLVAESGIHTHQQVQQLHAAGVDAMLVGESLMRQPDISAAVVKLLRR